From the Oncorhynchus nerka isolate Pitt River linkage group LG20, Oner_Uvic_2.0, whole genome shotgun sequence genome, one window contains:
- the LOC115103188 gene encoding calreticulin-like, with the protein MRGSILFSALIALASAEPSLYFKEQFEDGDSWTTRWVESSHRSDYGEFVLTPGKFYGDPEKDKGLQTSQDARFYSSSARFEPFSNQGKTLVIQFTVKHEQNIDCGGGYIKLFPADLDQADMHGDSKYNIMFGPDICGPGTKKVHVIINYKGKNHLINKDVRCKDDEYTHLYTLILNPDNTYEVKIDNKKVESGSLEEDWDILPPKKVKDPEAVKPDDWDERERVEDPEDKKPEDWDRPENIADPDAKKPEDWDNEMDGEWEPPMVSNPDYKGEWKPRKIDNPDYKGKWVHPEIDNPEYSADSEIYRFDSIGVIGLDLWQVKSGTIFDNFLITDDATLAEEVGNETWGQTKDPEKKMKVSQEEQERKKLEAEEMGRKEQTKDEPEDEEEEELEDREEEEEETGAEEEEEETDSIKDEL; encoded by the exons ATGCGAGGGTCGATCCTATTCAGTGCACTGATTGCACTAGCCAGTGCCGAACCATCGCTGTATTTTAAAGAGCAGTTTGAAGATGGTG ATTCTTGGACTACCCGGTGGGTTGAATCCAGCCATAGGTCTGACTACGGGGAATTTGTCCTGACACCTGGGAAATTCTATGGAGATCCAGAGAAAGACAAAG GTCTCCAGACCAGCCAGGATGCCCGCTTCTACTCTTCTTCTGCTCGATTTGAGCCCTTCAGCAACCAGGGCAAGACCCTGGTGATCCAGTTCACTGTGAAGCACGAGCAGAACATCGACTGTGGGGGAGGCTACATCAAACTATTCCCCGCTGACCTTGACCAGGCAGACATGCATGGAGACTCCAAATACAACATCATGTTTG GTCCAGACATCTGTGGCCCAGGCACCAAGAAAGTTCATGTCATTATCAACTACAAGGGCAAGAATCATCTCATCAACAAGGACGTCAGGTGCAAG GATGATGAGTACACTCATCTGTACACTCTGATCCTGAACCCTGACAACACGTACGAGGTGAAGATTGACAACAAGAAAGTGGAGTCTGGAAGTCTGGAGGAGGACTGGGATATTCTGCCTCCTAAGAAGGTCAAGGACCCAGAGGCTGTGAAGCCAGACGACTGggacgagagggagagggtggaggaccCCGAGGATAAGAAACCAGAG GACTGGGATAGGCCAGAGAACATTGCTGACCCTGACGCTAAGAAGCCTGAGGATTGGGACAATGAGATGGACGGTGAATGGGAGCCACCCATGGTCTCCAACCCTGACTATAAG GGCGAATGGAAACCCCGCAAGATCGACAACCCTGACTACAAGGGCAAATGGGTGCATCCTGAGATTGACAATCCAGAATACAGCGCAGACTCTGAAATATACAGATTCGACAGCATCGGCGTCATTGGCCTGGACCTGTGGCAG GTAAAATCTGGGACCATCTTCGATAACTTCCTGATCACAGACGACGCTACGCTGGCAGAAGAGGTTGGCAATGAGACCTGGGGTCAGACTAAG GATCCAGAGAAAAAGATGAAGGTGTCCcaggaggaacaggagaggaagAAACTAGAGgcggaagagatggggaggaaagAGCAGACAAAAGACGAGCctgaagacgaggaggaggaagagttaGAGGAccgtgaagaagaagaagaagagactggagcagaggaagaagaggaggaaacagactcTATAAAGGATGAACTTTAG
- the LOC115103187 gene encoding piggyBac transposable element-derived protein 4-like, with protein MMEQEEVPDTISQARHSLFGCNNKRGDKRQRENSTDEDGGEVQENDWDENYECDSNISYFEDEMDRLLDPEENKDCWTEPSEIVDCNGTAVTETRGREDSLSNGTEVIELRVGSDSPPCRTAVTETRGREDSLSNGTEVIELRVGSDSPPCRTAVIEASGRDDSLSNGTEVIELRVGSDSPPCRTAVIETRGRDDSPPKATVSLQSRVRFPSSSSLIDSDFKEELDQLLDQDEDGWTEHSETVDGNDSPSNGTDSSQPRVRGSSPLSTEASESSEEDEDTFSFETEAIETRASKKRKTISSPKGTQKKGQKKARPPSSPLWLSSPAKSRRNTHAATPLIIGSVRRWKTEDEPDQEPKLFPFEPARTPGPQLDTSKNYTVLELFQLFFSNDVVDTLCSNTNKNAKRRHEQGFKPVSVEEMYNYLSIVIYMGLLNVHTVSDYWVPNRLYGIPFCRTVMTMTRFRAITYSLHMSDPAEDEENDKKKGTADYDRLMRIKPLKVQILDACRAFYHPFQNLSIDERMVHSKARHSLKQYIKSKSYRYGFKLYVLADSRNGYTCDFKVFMSKNPSASGKGESYDAVIDLLNIPHLGTGYHIYVDNYFTSTTLFRDLYKNKLGACGTIRENRVGLAGVQENSMPPRAKRGTIRWLRDGELLFTKWMDARPVIMCTTIHKAFAKEQVQRRKRLEDGTWTTEPVPAPAPIKSYNKYMGGVDLSDSLIKCYSVAQKTMKWYKTFFYHFVDVAVVNSWLMHKDMAVTKNTKPMAQKQFREKLCSQLADIALKGDVQEVRDEEQKEQPSEQRVEMQGEKHGEKQDEKQGEEEEEVEVGLLCCPVPTKDPITVALCNKASEGRRQCHLCKHKTIWQCESCKVALCIIPDRNCFRIWHVKKDNDKQDSS; from the exons ATGATGGAGCAGGAGGAAGTGCCGGACACAATTAGTCAGGCCAGACACTCTCTCTTTGGATGCAACAACAAGAG GGGGGATAAAAGGCAACGAGAAAACAGCACTGACGAGGATGGAGGGGAAGTACAAGAGAATGACTGGGATGAAAACTATGAATGTGACAGCAACATATCATATTTCGAAGATGAGATGGATCGACTTTTAGACCC AGAGGAAAATAAAGACTGTTGGACAGAACCTTCAGAGATTGTAGACTGCAATGGAACAGCAGTTacagagactagagggagggAAGACTCCCTGTCCAATGGAACAGAAGTTATAGAGCTTAGAGTGGGCAGTGATTCTCCTCCCTGTAGGACAGCAGTTacagagactagagggagggAAGACTCCCTGTCCAATGGAACAGAAGTTATAGAGCTTAGAGTGGGCAGTGATTCTCCTCCCTGTAGGACAGCAGTTATAGAGGCTAGCGGGAGGGATGACTCCCTGTCCAATGGAACAGAAGTTATAGAGCTTAGAGTGGGCAGTGATTCTCCTCCCTGTAGGACAGCAGTTATAGAGACTAGAGGGAGGGATGACTCCCCTCCCAAAGCGACAGTCTCTTTACAGTCCAGAGTAAGGTTTCCCTCGTCTTCCTCTTTAATAGATTCCGATTTCAAAGAGGAGTTGGATCAACTTTTGGACCA AGATGAAGACGGTTGGACAGAACATTCAGAGACGGTAGACGGGAATGATTCCCCGTCCAATGGGACAGACTCTTCACAGCCCAGAGTAAGGgggtcctcccctctctccactgaggCTTCAGAGTCCAGTGAGGAGGATGAAGACACCTTTTCCTTTGAGACAGAAGCCATAGAGACCAGAGCTTCAAAAAAGAGAAAAACCATCTCCAGCCCTAAAGGAACACAGAAAAAGGGGCAAAAGAAGGCCAggcctccatcctctcccctctggtTATCCAGCCCTGCCAAATCCAGAAGGAACACTCATGCAGCCACACCTCTTATCATTGGGTCAGTAAGGAGGTGGAAGACTGAGGATGAACCAGACCAAGAGCCTAAACTGTTCCCCTTCGAACCAGCTAGGACTCCTGGACCCCAGCTAGACACTTCAAAGAACTACACTGTTCTAGAGCTCTTCCAGCTCTTCTTCAGTAATGACGTTGTTGATACTCTCTGCTCAAACACCAACAAGAATGCCAAGAGAAGACATGAACAGGGATTTAAACCTGTATCTGTGGAGGAAATGTACAACTACCTCAGCATTGTAATCTATATGGGTCTGCTGAATGTGCACACTGTATCAGACTACTGGGTCCCGAACAGGTTGTATGGTATTCCTTTTTGCCGTACAGTCATGACTATGACAAGATTTCGGGCAATCACCTATTCACTGCACATGAGTGACCCAGCAGAGGATGAGGAAAACGACAAGAAGAAGGGGACTGCAGACTATGATCGGCTCATGAGAATCAAACCTCTAAAAGTTCAGATTTTGGATGCATGCAGGGCCTTCTACCACCCATTCCAGAACCTTTCCATTGATGAGCGCATGGTGCACTCCAAGGCCCGCCACAGCCTCAAACAATACATTAAATCCAAGTCCTACAGGTATGGATTCAAGCTGTATGTTTTAGCAGATTCAAGAAATGGCTACACATGCGACTTCAAAGTCTTTATGAGCAAAAACCCATCTGCTTCAGGCAAAGGGGAGAGCTATGACGCTGTCATTGACCTGTTGAATATCCCTCATTTGGGCACTGGGTACCACATTTACGTTGATAATTATTTCACCAGCACAACTCTCTTCCGTGACCTGTACAAGAACAAATTAGGAGCTTGCGGAACCATACGTGAAAACCGTGTGGGCCTCGCTGGTGTTCAAGAGAACAGTATGCCACCCAGAGCAAAGAGAGGGACCATCCGCTGGCTTCGTGACGGGGAGCTGCTCTTCACCAAGTGGATGGACGCACGACCAGTCATCATGTGTACCACCATCCATAAAGCCTTTGCAAAGGAGCAGGTGCAACGACGCAAGAGGTTAGAGGATGGCACCTGGACAACAGAGCCTGTACCCGCCCCAGCGCCGATCAAGTCCTACAACAAGTATATGGGGGGTGTGGACCTGTCTGATTCCCTTATCAAATGCTACAGTGTGGCCCAGAAAACAATGAAGTGGTACAAGACCTTCTTCTATCACTTTGTAGATGTTGCTGTGGTGAACAGCTGGCTCATGCACAAGGACATGGCTGTGACTAAGAACACAAAGCCCATGGCCCAAAAACAGTTCAGGGAGAAGCTGTGTTCGCAGCTTGCTGACATTGCACTGAAAGGGGATGTTCAGGAGGTGAGGGATGAGGAGCAGAAGGAACAACCGAGCGAACAGCGAGTGGAAATGCAGGGTGAAAAGCATGGTGAAAAACAGGATGAAAAGCAGggtgaagaagaggaagaggtggaagTTGGTTTATTGTGCTGTCCTGTGCCCACAAAAGATCCCATCACTGTTGCGTTGTGTAATAAAGCTTCTGAGGGAAGGAGGCAGTGTCATTTGTGTAAGCACAAGACCATTTGGCAGTGCGAGTCCTGCAAGGTGGCACTCTGCATAATACCAGATAGGAACTGCTTCAGAATATGGCATGTGAAAAAAGACAATGACAAGCAAGATTCAAGTTAA
- the mrpl37 gene encoding 39S ribosomal protein L37, mitochondrial translates to MFKETAQLFKAAAPLLAKTTLWKEVRISSTHVGSSVHGHRYFNVTCSLCAKVPPRKKPRVKVDIPGLERITYGDRMHYVPGLAKPSFPTWVRDWNDPSHYYAPKEEEMPLHKEKSCFIFNQRTNALEGVRQALWLTKSKLTNGLPDQVLSLAENEANQIENQDERVQNAIRHARFWDTTEERPSRDNFCVALLRSLIHLCGSLQVSHPGLGRRILAEKYSLAATWSRGEDLFQVRGQNGLLLNSMAPLPVLAGKEEVQSTADHVLETFYPISPTIDLQSVQVYEEQNHTGFKEDYPYPHAHTLFLLEAGDTPVTLLPEQLRAKMIMFAFGNALARAHTLHGTKPGVLEQPIVVQSVATNGRMFQYVVFQLNTTDLQADEGVKNQVWVENDQLLYDFAKVRPLIKKRVVQIPPGLSGYKPETFQKFLSLYLHGAV, encoded by the exons ATGTTTAAAGAAACTGCACAACTTTTTAAGGCCGCAGCTCCTTTGCTTGCAAAAACGACGCTTTGGAAAGAAGTAAGAATCAGCTCGACACATGTAGGGAGCAGTGTCCACGGGCATAGATATTTCAATGTCACCTGCAGTTTATGTGCGAAGGTACCGCCGAGAAAAAAGCCGCGAGTCAAGGTGGACATACCCGGACTCGAGCGCATTACCTATGGCGATAGAATGCACTATGTCCCTGGGTTGGCAAAGCCCTCTTTCCCTACCTGGGTGCGAGACTGGAACGACCCCTCTCATTATTATGCGCCGAAAGAGGAAGAAATGCCACTCCATAAAGAGAAGTCTTGCTTCATATTTAACCAAAGGACAAACGCACTTGAAG GTGTCAGGCAAGCACTGTGGCTCACTAAATCCAAGCTGACAAATGGACTTCCGGACCAGGTTCTGTCATTGGCTGAGAATGAAGCCAATCAGATTGAAAACCAGGATGAGCGAGTTCAGAATGCCATCAGGCATGCTCGCttctgggacaccacagaggaacGACCGTCCAGAGACAATTTCTG CGTGGCTTTGCTGAGGAGCCTGATCCACCTGTGTGGGAGCCTGCAGGTCAGTCATCCTGGGCTTGGCAGGAGGATCCTGGCGGAGAAATACAGTCTGGCTGCCACATGGAGCAGAG GTGAAGACTTGTTCCAGGTGCGAGGGCAGAATGGGTTGCTGCTCAACAGCATGGCCCCACTCCCAGTGCTTGCTGGGAAAGAGGAGGTCCAGAGCACGGCCGACCATGTCCTGGAGACGTTCTACCCAATCTCTCCCACCATCGACCTGCAGAGTGTCCAGGTCTACGAGGAGCAGAACCATACAG GCTTCAAGGAGGACTACCCTTACCCTCATGCCCACACCCTGTTCCTCCTGGAGGCAGGAGACACCCCTGTcactctccttcctgagcagctCCGTGCTAAGATGATCATGTTTGCCTTCGGGAACGCCCTGGCTCGTGCTCACACACTCCACGGG ACTAAGCCTGGGGTGCTGGAGCAGCCCATAGTGGTCCAGTCGGTGGCCACCAACGGCCGGATGTTCCAGTATGTGGTGTTCCAGCTCAACACCACAGACCTGCAGGCTGACGAGGGGGTCAAGAACCAGGTGTGGGTGGAGAATGACCAGCTGCTGTACGACTTCGCCAAGGTCCGCCCCCTCATCAAGAAGAGGGTGGTGCAG ATTCCACCAGGTCTATCTGggtacaagcctgaaaccttccAGAAGTTCCTGTCCCTCTATCTGCATGGAGCTGTGTGA